A genome region from Dolichospermum compactum NIES-806 includes the following:
- a CDS encoding Uma2 family endonuclease, with protein sequence MTVILERIKDKVWTDEEFMALADDGNRYEIVDGELVNLGNSGMEHGNIGIFLGGLIEIFVRQHNLGVTCDSSTAFKMKGDNKRSPDISFVSKERLIGLKRLPKGFFDGAPDLVVEIISPGNTFDEIHNKIEEYFESGTRLLWVIHPDERYVLVYHSPQPDLLLRGNDILDGEDVILNFKVAVSELFRTLAF encoded by the coding sequence ATGACAGTTATCTTAGAAAGAATCAAGGATAAAGTTTGGACTGATGAAGAGTTTATGGCTTTAGCTGATGATGGCAATCGTTACGAAATTGTAGATGGAGAGTTGGTAAACTTGGGCAATTCAGGCATGGAGCATGGGAATATTGGCATATTCCTTGGTGGGCTAATCGAGATATTTGTAAGGCAGCATAATCTTGGCGTTACTTGCGACTCCAGTACAGCATTTAAGATGAAAGGAGATAATAAGCGATCGCCCGATATTTCTTTTGTTAGTAAAGAGCGATTGATTGGGCTAAAACGATTGCCTAAAGGCTTTTTTGATGGTGCGCCAGATCTAGTTGTTGAGATTATCTCTCCAGGCAACACTTTTGATGAAATCCATAACAAGATTGAAGAATATTTTGAAAGTGGAACTAGACTGCTGTGGGTAATCCATCCTGATGAAAGATATGTGCTGGTTTACCATAGTCCTCAGCCCGATCTCCTATTGCGAGGTAATGATATTTTAGATGGAGAAGATGTAATTTTAAACTTCAAGGTTGCAGTCAGCGAATTGTTTAGAACTTTGGCGTTCTAA